From Scatophagus argus isolate fScaArg1 chromosome 2, fScaArg1.pri, whole genome shotgun sequence, a single genomic window includes:
- the LOC124049833 gene encoding guanine nucleotide-binding protein G(I)/G(S)/G(O) subunit gamma-13-like, which produces MEELDVPQMRREVESLQYQLAINREKSSITVTELVKWIEGCVCEDPFLNPELMRANPWVEKGKCVIL; this is translated from the exons aTGGAGGAGTTGGACGTCCCACAGATGAGGAGAGAAGTGGAAAGCCTTCAGTATCAGCTGGCCATCAACAGAGAGAAATCCTCCATCACCGTGACcga GCTGGTGAAGTGGATCGAGGGTTGTGTTTGTGAAGATCCATTTCTGAATCCCGAGCTGATGAGAGCCAACCCATGGGTGGAGAAGGGCAAGTGTGTGATCCTCtaa